A genome region from Lucilia cuprina isolate Lc7/37 chromosome 3, ASM2204524v1, whole genome shotgun sequence includes the following:
- the LOC111685559 gene encoding general odorant-binding protein 28a-like, with protein MCNFKPMMGKKPASTIEGKSLRSCVMKKYEVMDNNGKFLKDIALTYAKRYTDAPEDKIKIAQEIIDTCGAIAVDDDHCEAAEQYAKCFSEQAKAHNVEDDFDYLKETV; from the exons atgtgtaatttTAAGCCGATGATGGGCAAAAAACCAGCCTCTACAATAGAAGGTAAAAGTTTACGTTCCTGtgtcatgaaaaaatatgaagtG ATGGATAATAATGGTAAGTTTCTAAAGGATATTGCCTTGACATATGCCAAAAGATACACTGATGCCCCAGAGGATAAAATCAAAATTGCTCAAGAAATAATTGATACATGTGGTGCTATTGCAGTTGATGATGACCATTGTGAAGCTGCCGAACAGTATGCCAAATGTTTTAGTGAGCAAGCCAAGGCTCATAACGTTGAAGatgattttgattatttaaaagaaacagTTTAG
- the LOC111685555 gene encoding general odorant-binding protein 28a-like, which translates to MTKFFVTLAILCAFGAVAVNAFDKAEAFEKFMNNLKECKEEVGAQDSDFEEMVSNKPASTKEGKCLRSCIMKKCGLMDGNGKFDKDAAIAKAEQVTGGAEDKMKIAHEIIDACSGIEVSDDECEAAEQYGECVQKQIEAHGIKEEDFMN; encoded by the exons ATGACAAAATTTTTCGTAACATTGGCAATTTTGTGTGCTTTTGGTGCTGTAGCAGTTAATGCTTTCGATAAGGCAGaagcttttgaaaaatttatgaataatttgaAAGAATGTAAAGAGGAAGTTGGCGCACAAGATT ctgATTTTGAAGAAATGGTTTCTAATAAACCTGCTTCTACTAAGGAAGGCAAATGTTTACGTTCATGCATCATGAAGAAATGTGGTCTG ATGGACGGTAATGGAAAATTCGATAAAGATGCCGCAATAGCGAAAGCTGAACAAGTTACCGGTGGTGCTGAAGATAAAATGAAAATAGCTCATGAAATAATTGATGCTTGCAGTGGCATCGAAGTGTCTGATGATGAGTGTGAAGCTGCCGAACAATATGGTGAATGTGTCCAAAAACAAATTGAGGCACATGGTATTAAAGAAGAAGATTTTatgaattga